Proteins encoded in a region of the Polyangium spumosum genome:
- a CDS encoding Fur family transcriptional regulator, whose translation MPRPSEPPSIDELRSLVRNKGLRATAPRLAVLRRLLAQKTPVSHGDLCAELAPEGWDRATIYRNLIDLTEVGLVRRTDVGDHVWRFELVREGGEHESGTHPHFVCNSCGEVACLPDEIVEVKATRGIPRALRKKGLEIQFRGTCDRCA comes from the coding sequence ATGCCGCGTCCCTCGGAACCTCCCAGCATCGACGAGTTGCGGTCGCTCGTGCGGAACAAGGGCTTGCGGGCGACGGCGCCGCGCCTGGCCGTGCTCCGCCGGCTGCTCGCGCAGAAGACGCCCGTGAGCCACGGCGACCTCTGCGCCGAGCTCGCGCCCGAGGGCTGGGACCGCGCGACGATCTACCGCAACCTGATCGACCTGACGGAGGTCGGCCTCGTGCGACGCACGGACGTGGGGGATCACGTCTGGCGCTTCGAGCTCGTGCGTGAAGGCGGCGAGCACGAGAGCGGGACGCACCCGCACTTCGTCTGCAACAGCTGCGGCGAGGTGGCGTGTTTGCCGGACGAGATCGTCGAGGTGAAGGCGACGCGGGGGATCCCGCGGGCGCTGCGGAAGAAGGGGCTGGAGATCCAGTTCCGCGGGACGTGTGACAGGTGTGCGTGA
- a CDS encoding DUF4139 domain-containing protein codes for MKKILAPIALLLLSGCASKATSFVKSDTTLGRVVVYRNGIAYFERYAEIDGDALRLSVPGDKIDDFLKSLTVTDATTGKPAPIAYPTTGHALAGQEQNQQQAQQNGSGNLVNMEIQLQGPRPHKLLLSYVTEAPSWKPSYRVSVGKDGKMKVEAWAIVDNTSGEDWNKVKLGVGSSSALSFRFDLRSVRMVQRETLQSNDLFAQAPPMGGSTYAGQPFAPGMPGKGNRVVAELDDAKLAAVDAPRDEERNMPVAKANKRGIAQGTFGGLGGGRAAGAAAPTKPASRPMEPWAETKPKDDSGLSRLAAQYRNSRRQVVVEGFADGRDGDKYGASLDRANRAREQLIRAGLDPSQVVAVGNGMQAGRAGGVRIVEAPPEEAQQAQMQNTATLDPGKAASAEPIGTSHFESPTPMTVPRLMSAMVSILNTETEGAFVYFYDPESTRGNSAFPFRAVRLKNPTDSVLESGPVTVFGEGRFIGEGMSDPIPARSFAFVPFALDRQIVVERKDETRDAIARILSVQRGVFSTEVRHTKKKTLVMTNRLQDKATVYVRHTVAPGFKLSKAPPSQERFGESYLFKIEIPAGAKVEVDIEEETPLFKSTDIRSNVGMEMVRVHLSSAAVAGPLKESVTKLLDLQKEMANLEQRISSSREQMAEYRQRLDELHAQIVTLKVVKSGGPLMQSLEKKMQEVSDRISKATIDLVALQEKLMLARIRFQDGVSELSLEKETTGADTKDPAGTKI; via the coding sequence ATGAAAAAGATTCTGGCTCCGATCGCGCTGCTCCTGCTCTCGGGCTGCGCCAGCAAGGCCACGAGCTTCGTCAAGAGCGACACCACGCTCGGTCGCGTCGTCGTCTACCGCAACGGCATCGCCTACTTCGAACGTTACGCCGAGATCGACGGCGACGCGCTCCGTCTCAGCGTGCCCGGCGACAAGATCGACGATTTTCTGAAGTCACTCACCGTGACCGACGCGACCACGGGCAAACCCGCCCCGATCGCCTACCCGACCACCGGCCACGCGCTCGCCGGGCAAGAGCAGAACCAGCAACAAGCGCAGCAGAACGGGAGCGGAAACCTCGTCAACATGGAGATCCAGCTCCAGGGGCCACGACCACACAAGCTCCTGCTCTCGTACGTGACCGAAGCGCCGTCGTGGAAGCCGAGCTACCGCGTCTCCGTCGGCAAGGACGGCAAGATGAAGGTCGAGGCCTGGGCCATCGTCGACAACACCTCCGGCGAGGACTGGAACAAGGTCAAGCTCGGCGTCGGCTCGAGCTCGGCCCTGTCGTTCCGCTTCGATCTGCGCTCGGTCCGCATGGTCCAGCGCGAGACGCTCCAGTCGAACGATCTCTTCGCGCAAGCGCCGCCCATGGGCGGCTCGACCTACGCCGGGCAGCCGTTCGCCCCGGGCATGCCGGGCAAGGGCAACCGCGTGGTCGCCGAGCTCGACGACGCCAAGCTCGCCGCAGTGGACGCGCCGCGCGACGAGGAGCGAAACATGCCGGTCGCCAAGGCCAACAAACGCGGCATCGCGCAAGGCACGTTCGGCGGGCTCGGCGGCGGGCGCGCAGCAGGCGCCGCCGCGCCCACGAAGCCCGCGTCTCGACCGATGGAGCCGTGGGCGGAGACCAAACCGAAGGACGACTCGGGGCTCTCGCGGCTGGCGGCGCAGTACAGGAACTCGCGAAGGCAGGTGGTCGTGGAGGGCTTCGCCGACGGGCGCGACGGCGACAAGTACGGCGCTTCGCTCGATCGGGCGAACCGCGCGCGCGAGCAGCTCATCCGCGCCGGGCTCGATCCCTCGCAGGTCGTGGCCGTGGGCAACGGCATGCAAGCAGGCCGCGCAGGCGGCGTGCGGATCGTCGAGGCGCCGCCGGAAGAAGCACAACAAGCGCAGATGCAAAACACCGCGACGCTCGACCCAGGAAAGGCCGCGAGCGCCGAGCCGATCGGGACGTCGCACTTCGAGTCGCCCACGCCGATGACGGTGCCGCGTTTGATGAGCGCGATGGTGTCAATCCTGAACACGGAGACCGAAGGCGCCTTCGTGTATTTCTACGATCCCGAGAGCACGCGCGGAAATTCGGCGTTCCCGTTCCGCGCGGTGCGCCTCAAGAACCCGACGGACTCGGTGCTGGAGAGCGGGCCCGTGACGGTGTTCGGCGAGGGGCGGTTCATCGGCGAGGGCATGAGTGATCCGATCCCGGCGCGCTCGTTCGCGTTCGTGCCCTTCGCGCTCGATCGGCAGATCGTGGTGGAGCGCAAGGACGAGACGCGCGACGCGATCGCCCGCATCCTCAGCGTGCAGCGCGGCGTCTTCTCCACCGAGGTGAGGCACACGAAGAAGAAGACGCTCGTCATGACGAACCGCCTGCAGGACAAGGCGACGGTCTACGTGCGGCACACGGTCGCGCCCGGGTTCAAGCTGTCGAAGGCGCCGCCGTCGCAGGAGCGGTTCGGCGAGTCGTACCTCTTCAAGATCGAGATCCCCGCGGGCGCGAAGGTCGAGGTCGACATCGAGGAGGAGACGCCGCTCTTCAAGAGCACCGACATCCGGAGCAACGTCGGGATGGAGATGGTGCGCGTGCACCTCTCGTCCGCGGCCGTCGCGGGGCCGCTGAAGGAGTCGGTGACGAAGCTGCTCGATCTGCAGAAGGAGATGGCGAACCTCGAGCAACGCATCAGCTCGTCGCGCGAGCAGATGGCCGAATACCGGCAGCGGCTCGACGAGCTGCACGCGCAGATCGTGACGCTGAAGGTCGTGAAGAGCGGCGGGCCGCTCATGCAGAGCCTCGAAAAGAAGATGCAAGAGGTGAGCGACCGGATCTCGAAGGCCACGATCGATCTCGTGGCGCTGCAAGAGAAGCTCATGCTCGCCCGCATCCGCTTCCAGGACGGCGTCTCCGAGCTCTCGCTCGAGAAGGAGACGACGGGTGCGGACACGAAAGACCCTGCGGGGACGAAGATCTAA